A single Ochrobactrum sp. BTU1 DNA region contains:
- a CDS encoding AraC family transcriptional regulator, whose protein sequence is MSHFATPVDHKQPRLPLDKFATETSIKVSTLLLNAVQLLEEDETIAIDLVNQASSLLGTRMVDGNDVADRIVVGGLAPWQIKRVCRFIDERISYTISLDEMARQVKLSTSYFSAAFKNSIGVSPHNYVIQRRVKFAKDKMLNSNAPLCEIALDCGLSDQAHLSRVFRRITGTTPSAWRRYQTRPNVKANLAVAEIY, encoded by the coding sequence ATGTCACATTTCGCAACACCAGTTGACCACAAGCAGCCACGCCTTCCCCTCGACAAGTTCGCAACCGAGACATCAATCAAGGTCTCTACCCTGTTGTTGAATGCCGTACAGCTTCTCGAAGAAGATGAAACAATCGCTATCGATCTGGTCAATCAGGCTTCAAGCCTGCTCGGCACACGCATGGTTGACGGCAATGATGTAGCGGATCGGATCGTTGTCGGCGGACTGGCGCCCTGGCAGATCAAGCGTGTGTGCCGCTTTATCGATGAGCGCATTTCCTACACGATTTCGCTTGATGAAATGGCGCGTCAGGTCAAGCTCAGCACCAGCTATTTCTCGGCAGCCTTCAAGAACAGCATTGGCGTTTCACCACATAATTATGTGATCCAACGCCGTGTCAAATTTGCCAAGGACAAGATGCTCAACTCCAATGCGCCTCTTTGTGAAATCGCACTTGATTGTGGCCTTTCCGATCAGGCTCACCTGTCGCGCGTGTTCCGCCGTATCACCGGTACCACACCAAGCGCCTGGCGCCGTTATCAGACACGTCCCAATGTCAAAGCAAATCTCGCAGTCGCGGAAATCTACTGA
- a CDS encoding LysR family transcriptional regulator, with translation MNTDDVVVFLAAVNAGSLAEAARRLGLQPMVATRRLAALETMLGVRLLHRTTRSLSLTPEGETFLPFARAMIENETEAKALLRAESRGAAGLLRVSVPVAFGLRYVTPFVPQLLEQNPELRIALDLTDHLPDLVASGTDLAIRIARLRDSSLIAQKLSDNLRCIVASPDYLARRGIPHATDEIAEHDCLPLGSATHWTFSTPEGEKHIRLNARFSANTMEGCYATCLAGGGLALLSTWYVSDDVKTGRLVRLNFGEARPETLNIWAVYPTTRLVLPKVRVFIAALREAITASAENFHA, from the coding sequence CGGATGACGTTGTTGTATTTCTGGCGGCAGTGAATGCGGGAAGCCTGGCTGAAGCGGCCCGGAGGCTTGGTCTTCAGCCGATGGTTGCCACACGCCGTCTAGCTGCTCTTGAAACAATGCTTGGTGTCCGGCTGCTGCATCGCACGACACGTTCGCTTTCGCTGACGCCTGAAGGTGAAACCTTCCTGCCTTTTGCGCGCGCCATGATTGAAAATGAAACCGAAGCCAAAGCGCTGCTGCGGGCGGAATCCAGAGGTGCTGCAGGTCTTTTGCGTGTTTCGGTTCCCGTTGCCTTTGGCCTTCGCTATGTCACGCCGTTTGTGCCCCAGCTACTTGAGCAGAATCCAGAATTGCGTATCGCGCTTGATCTCACGGATCACTTGCCCGATCTGGTTGCGAGCGGGACGGATCTCGCGATCCGCATTGCCCGACTGCGCGACAGCAGCCTGATTGCGCAGAAGCTCAGCGACAATCTTCGTTGCATCGTTGCAAGCCCGGACTATCTGGCAAGACGCGGCATACCGCACGCGACTGATGAGATTGCAGAGCATGACTGCCTGCCGCTCGGCTCTGCAACACACTGGACTTTCTCGACGCCCGAAGGCGAAAAGCACATTCGTCTTAACGCCCGCTTTTCCGCCAACACGATGGAGGGCTGTTATGCCACCTGCCTTGCGGGCGGTGGGCTTGCGCTTCTATCGACCTGGTATGTGAGTGACGATGTGAAGACCGGGCGTCTGGTCCGGCTCAATTTCGGTGAGGCAAGACCTGAAACACTCAATATCTGGGCGGTCTATCCGACCACCAGACTGGTCTTGCCGAAGGTCCGGGTTTTCATTGCTGCCTTGAGGGAGGCCATTACGGCATCGGCTGAAAACTTTCACGCGTGA